A window of the Juglans microcarpa x Juglans regia isolate MS1-56 chromosome 5D, Jm3101_v1.0, whole genome shotgun sequence genome harbors these coding sequences:
- the LOC121266561 gene encoding probable L-type lectin-domain containing receptor kinase S.5 — MGRKKFSQVVESLFLAILLCGALTQVGCFNFSSFPVQTDKELILSKHSRLFFDAIQVTPDVLGENLANFSGRVFYKKPFRLWSKSKGVTASFNTTFVLRINPVTSPGGEGLAFILTADTTLPEASQGQWLGIVNASTNGSSQAEVVAIEFDTRKSYPEDLDENHVGLDVNSIYSIKQVSLTGFGVDLSSNSDVRARVEYDGKTKSVVVSISNATGELKPVISLPLNLSDHLPERVSVGFSASTGIYTELNCIRSWEFSVEDIGDENPERLWIWITVPAVVLVLIGILVYLYLQRKRRERPEDAYPRIEDQIEGSSVGPRKFKLKDLRKATGNFNPRNKLGKGGFGTVYKGFLANKLEVAVKRVSKDSSQGKQEFIAEVTTIGSLHHKNLVKLIGWCYERRELLLVYEFMPNGSLDKFIYGDENLGMEEQNLSWEKRHIIIYGVAQALDYLHNGCAKRVLHRDIKASNIMLDSDFNARLGDFGLARTVQQSGKTHHTTKEIAGTPGYMAPETFLVGRATVETDIYAFGVLVLEVVCGRKPGKQNEDNDYNNGIVYWLWELHRREGILDAVDPRLDGKFDEEGMKRMLVLGLACCHPNPHHRPSMKTVLQVIIGEAPLPPVPNERPAFVWPAMPPSFKQDADDVSLIGSQLSPFTQLAGR, encoded by the coding sequence ATGGGTAGAAAGAAGTTTTCTCAGGTAGTAGAGTCCCTTTTTCTAGCAATCCTCCTGTGTGGAGCTCTTACACAAGTAGGGTGCTTTAATTTTTCAAGCTTTCCTGTTCAAACCGACAAAGAACTCATTCTGAGCAAACACTCACGTCTTTTCTTTGATGCTATCCAAGTTACACCTGATGTTTTGGGAGAGAATCTCGCAAATTTTTCCGGACGTGTCTTTTACAAGAAGCCATTCAGATTGTGGAGCAAGAGCAAAGGTGTCACGGCATCTTTCAACACCACGTTTGTGCTTAGAATAAATCCAGTGACATCTCCAGGCGGTGAAGGCTTGGCCTTTATATTAACTGCAGATACCACTCTTCCAGAGGCCAGCCAAGGGCAATGGCTTGGGATCGTAAACGCGAGTACAAATGGATCATCTCAAGCTGAAGTGGTAGCCATTGAATTTGACACCAGAAAGAGCTATCCAGAAGATCTCGATGAAAACCACGTTGGCTTGGATGTGAACAGCATCTACTCGATCAAACAAGTATCTTTAACGGGCTTTGGAGTCGATCTTTCTTCAAATTCTGATGTAAGGGCACGGGTTGAGTATGATGGCAAAACCAAATCCGTCGTTGTTTCCATCAGTAATGCGACGGGAGAGCTCAAGCCAGTAATTTCTCTGCCTCTTAATCTCTCTGACCATCTTCCAGAGAGGGTTTCTGTGGGGTTCTCTGCTTCAACAGGTATTTAcactgaactgaactgcataAGATCATGGGAATTCTCAGTGGAAGATATTGGCGATGAAAATCCGGAGCGGTTATGGATCTGGATCACAGTTCCGGCAGTAGTACTGGTCTTGATTGGGATTTTGGTTTACTTGTATTTGCAAAGAAAACGCCGAGAGCGACCAGAAGATGCATATCCAAGGATCGAAGACCAGATCGAAGGGTCCTCTGTGGGTCCACGGAAATTCAAACTGAAAGATCTGAGAAAAGCAACAGGCAACTTCAACCCGAGAAACAAGCTCGGAAAAGGAGGCTTTGGAACAGTCTACAAGGGATTCTTGGCAAATAAGCTGGAGGTAGCTGTCAAGAGAGTCTCAAAGGATTCAAGTCAAGGTAAGCAAGAATTTATAGCAGAAGTCACAACCATCGGTAGCCTCCATCACAAAAATCTTGTGAAATTGATTGGATGGTGCTATGAAAGGCGTGAGCTCCTCCTTGTGTACGAGTTCATGCCAAATGGTAGCCTGGACAAGTTCATATATGGCGATGAGAATTTAGGCATGGAGGAACAAAATCTCAGCTGGGAGAAAAGGCACATCATAATATATGGGGTAGCTCAAGCGCTGGATTATCTTCATAATGGATGTGCAAAGAGAGTACTGCATCGCGACATAAAAGCCAGCAACATCATGTTAGACTCGGACTTCAATGCAAGGCTGGGAGATTTCGGACTCGCACGCACCGTTCAACAAAGCGGAAAAACTCACCACACAACAAAAGAAATTGCAGGAACGCCGGGTTATATGGCTCCAGAAACTTTTCTTGTTGGTAGAGCAACTGTTGAAACAGATATCTATGCATTTGGTGTTCTTGTCCTAGAAGTTGTCTGTGGAAGAAAGCCTGGAAAACAGAATGAGGACAACGATTACAACAACGGCATCGTGTATTGGCTATGGGAACTTCACAGGAGAGAAGGGATCCTTGATGCAGTTGATCCCAGATTGGACGGGAAATTTGACGAGGAAGGAATGAAGCGGATGCTTGTACTGGGGTTGGCTTGCTGCCATCCAAATCCACATCACAGACCCTCCATGAAAACAGTCTTGCAGGTAATCATAGGGGAAGCGCCTCTGCCACCGGTGCCTAATGAAAGACCTGCTTTTGTGTGGCCTGCCATGCCCCCATCATTCAAACAGGACGCGGATGATGTCTCTCTTATTGGAAGCCAACTCAGTCCATTCACACAACTCGCTGGGAGATGA
- the LOC121265311 gene encoding uncharacterized protein LOC121265311: MDLKHFSHWHPLIFIEEVKNEGKKDIICSGCNEPILGPAYKCSECNFLLHQSCTQLPREIQHPLHPNDALILQAPSASSRCDACRRFCSRYFYYRCDWCNFDLDIKCASRWQICPDKCHQHAFVPILNQIQFACEACGVERKDIAYLCNICRLLVHYECTEFPRTIKITGHDHSLTLTYSLHQVKEDHNIFCKLCYKKVNIKYAAYYCQRCSYLAHLNCATDTLFEDRIADYSITADFNSFSNNSNDFVNLRDGEGAREMQHFSHHHSLNFNEEELKDDELCEGCMQLISAPFYSCQPCKFFIHKRCTELPKKKRHLLHRHVLTLHSQAPSIDGMFYCNACKHYRHGFTYRCDECQYNLDVQCSSMPECLKHEGHEHPLFLAINSDEECNACDYNDAHRVFVCTDCSFTLGFKCATLPLEVVHKYDMHPSSSPTLLKMTLENIIVKFVKKKEIQITGSITVKIVTLLFIPTAFLENTRILNLEAVIQMNNTHIL, from the coding sequence ATGGATCTCAAACATTTCAGTCACTGGCATCCATTGATCTTCATAGAAGAAGTGAAAAATGAAGGTAAGAAGGATATTATCTGCTCGGGATGTAATGAACCGATATTGGGTCCCGCCTACAAATGCTCTGAATGCAATTTCCTTCTGCATCAATCGTGCACGCAGCTACCTCGCGAGATACAACATCCCTTGCATCCAAACGATGCCCTTATCCTCCAAGCACCTTCGGCGAGTAGTCGTTGTGATGCTTGCCGGAGATTTTGCAGCAGATACTTCTATTATCGTTGTGACTGGTGCAATTTCGATCTTGACATTAAGTGTGCCTCTCGTTGGCAAATTTGTCCTGACAAATGTCATCAACACGCATTCGTCCCCATTTTGAACCAAATCCAATTCGCCTGTGAAGCTTGTGGCGTGGAACGCAAGGATATTGCCTACCTATGCAACATATGTCGACTCTTGGTTCACTATGAATGTACTGAATTCCCTCGTACCATAAAAATTACAGGACATGATCACTCGCTCACTCTAACTTATTCTCTTCATCAAGTCAAGGAGGACCACAACATATTCTGTAAACTTTGTTACAAAAAGGTGAACATAAAGTATGCAGCTTATTATTGTCAAAGATGCAGTTATCTTGCCCACTTGAACTGTGCAACTGACACTTTGTTTGAAGATAGAATCGCGGACTACTCGATTACTGCAGATTTCAACTCGTTCTCGAACAATTCCAATGATTTTGTCAACCTAAGAGATGGTGAAGGAGCTAGAGAGATGCAACATTTCAGTCATCATCACAGCTTGAACTTCAATGAAGAGGAGCTCAAGGATGATGAGCTTTGTGAGGGATGCATGCAATTAATCTCGGCACCATTTTACAGTTGCCAACCATGTAAGTTCTTTATCCATAAAAGATGTACTGAGTTACCCAAAAAGAAGCGACACCTACTCCATCGGCATGTGCTCACCCTTCACTCACAGGCACCTTCCATTGATGGCATGTTCTATTGTAATGCTTGCAAGCATTATCGCCATGGCTTTACCTACAGATGTGATGAATGTCAGTACAACCTTGACGTTCAGTGTAGTTCAATGCCAGAATGCCTTAAACATGAAGGTCACGAACACCCCCTCTTCCTCGCTATAAATTCTGATGAAGAATGCAATGCTTGTGATTATAATGATGCCCACCGCGTATTTGTATGCACGGATTGCAGCTTCACTTTGGGTTTTAAATGTGCAACTCTTCCGCTCGAAGTTGTACATAAATACGATATGCATCCCTCAAGCTCACCTACACTGCTGAAGATGACTCTGGAGAATATTATTGTCAaatttgtgaagaagaaagagatcCAAATCACTGGTTCTATTACTGTGAAGATTGTGACTTTGCTGTTCATCCCCACTGCGTTCTTGGAGAATACCCGTATATTAAATTTGGAAGCAGTTATACAAATGAACAACACCCACATCCTCTAA